A window of Cryptomeria japonica chromosome 3, Sugi_1.0, whole genome shotgun sequence contains these coding sequences:
- the LOC131078357 gene encoding uncharacterized protein LOC131078357, with protein sequence MAAKSSIIPILRQISSKYVSRNVVPARLFTACSGQLNSYNGGKWVSSANVIPRLFEASKFQSRNASIDGRSSPRSRKVVSEEEEEDYDDEEFDEGDSDVDEISTGSEDDLEDIDASESADSDSE encoded by the coding sequence ATGGCAGCTAAATCTTCCATCATTCCAATTTTGAGACAGATTTCATCGAAATATGTCTCTAGAAATGTCGTGCCCGCCCGGCTTTTCACGGCATGTTCCGGGCAACTAAACAGTTATAATGGAGGTAAATGGGTTTCTTCGGCCAATGTTATACCAAGACTGTTCGAAGCCTCAAAGTTCCAATCCAGAAATGCATCAATTGACGGGAGAAGTTCCCCTCGTTCGCGCAAGGTTGTgagcgaagaagaagaagaagattatgaTGACGAAGAATTTGATGAAGGAGATTCGGATGTTGATGAAATTTCGACGGGTTCTGAAGATGATTTGGAAGATATCGATGCTTCCGAGTCTGCAGATTCTGACAGTGAATGA
- the LOC131078356 gene encoding uncharacterized protein LOC131078356, whose product MGMPNRFLLFNSSSKLPYSVKSSLVSALLCLLLILETTVKAEEHDELYAKYCKEFVPASNPVQDDFIPLYSQLQALGFGQARYDGGESLFNSTAYSWNPQSKYVSFSVPSALKTDQEGVFKISGLLNFRSRRFSIPLGDRGSRKPFGRTRLPKVSPRIGGFTVSADGFWSNLTHRVCLIGSGYRYWFNHSTNVFPVAIKFSYPGTSTILNSLITGTVESIEKEINFNPIRIIGVYDGVYEYTKLEDAKRVCSGRTPDVLDANIDVLRGELSVAKGGDICEWYWLKELLELKWNGSCSGSDCSPFNVNDKKSMPNDMLIQHMQCGNEGKVHGIFGFSASWNPIRYVLPENILIGEGQWDEERGQLCMVACRIMDTGRNPTEKDCGISISMQFPVTFTVVSSYMVMGHVQSDKKVDDPMYFKDFTFRGPSAMNGNLRGYRSLPGLKYEYTKLDLVKEKCSKFFTDRKKSLQKKSGRKYPDGNIFSDLGFDASIQDSDKQKRYGSVYPFTIGNNLVDGGLPNVSYKQLNVSYRQLNVSFNLQFWQPIRYTPNGVSAKPSAQEMYSISAEGIYEPQTGALCMIGCRHVSSLVNGSDGDMDCEILIDVEYAPTNPEYSSKEHLRGNIRSLRKENDTLYFKPMKLSSNNVYRRQASGAIWRKDLEIIMGLISLSFTALFIIAQLLYIRKHSNSLPFVSLLMLTVLTLGHMIPLVLNFEALFMNQKDRNVIQLSGGWVEVNEVVVRVMTMAAFLLQLRLLQLAWTARHNAAGEKSAWFWEKKVLYFCLPLYALGALIASLVHWMGQSNSSSVHFLQRHAHHSLWEDFRSYAGLILDGFLLPQILGNLFWDIRETVLVPYFYIGITVVRSMPHVYDAYRVIRYIPEYSSSYFYANPVWDFYSTAWDIVIPCGALLLALLVFLQQRFGGRCIIPQRFRDHLEYQKIPIVEGQ is encoded by the coding sequence ATGGGTATGCCTAATCGATTCCTGCTCTTCAATTCAAGCTCAAAGTTGCCCTATTCCGTTAAAAGTTCATTAGTTTCAGCCCTTCTTTGCCTACTGTTGATCCTGGAAACTACTGTAAAGGCTGAAGAGCATGATGAATTGTACGCAAAATACTGCAAGGAATTCGTTCCTGCGTCAAATCCAGTGCAGGATGATTTTATTCCACTTTATAGTCAACTACAGGCTTTGGGGTTTGGCCAGGCTCGTTACGACGGTGGGGAATCCTTGTTCAATAGCACCGCTTACAGTTGGAATCCCCAATCGAAATATGTTTCTTTTTCTGTGCCCAGTGCGCTGAAAACCGATCAGGAAGGGGTGTTCAAGATCTCGGGGCTATTGAATTTTCGGAGCAGAAGGTTCTCGATTCCTCTTGGTGATAGAGGGTCTCGGAAGCCCTTTGGAAGGACTCGCCTGCCTAAAGTTAGCCCGAGGATTGGTGGTTTTACCGTCTCTGCAGATGGTTTCTGGTCGAATTTGACGCACAGAGTTTGTTTGATCGGATCTGGTTACAGGTACTGGTTTAATCACTCTACCAATGTTTTTCCTGTTGCTATTAAGTTTTCTTATCCTGGAACTAGTACAATTCTTAATAGTTTGATCACTGGGACCGTGGAGAGCATAGAGAAAGAAATTAACTTCAATCCCATACGGATAATTGGGGTTTATGATGGGGTTTATGAGTATACTAAGCTTGAGGATGCCAAGAGAGTTTGTTCTGGTAGGACACCTGATGTTTTGGATGCCAATATAGATGTTTTGAGGGGGGAACTATCTGTTGCTAAGGGTGGTGATATTTGTGAGTGGTACTGGCTGAAAGAGTTGCTTGAGTTGAAGTGGAATGGTTCTTGCAGTGGGAGTGATTGTAGTCCGTTTAATGTGAATGATAAAAAATCGATGCCTAATGATATGCTTATTCAGCATATGCAGTGTGGTAATGAAGGGAAAGTGCATGGGATTTTTGGGTTTTCTGCTTCTTGGAATCCAATTAGGTATGTGCTTCCAGAGAATATTTTGATTGGGGAAGGGCAGTGGGATGAGGAAAGGGGACAGTTGTGTATGGTGGCCTGCAGGATTATGGATACAGGAAGAAATCCAACGGAAAAGGATTGTGGCATCAGCATTTCAATGCAGTTTCCTGTGACTTTCACTGTCGTAAGTAGTTATATGGTTATGGGTCATGTGCAAAGTGATAAGAAGGTGGATGACCCCATGTATTTTAAAGATTTCACTTTTAGAGGACCTTCTGCAATGAATGGAAATTTGAGAGGTTACAGAAGCTTGCCCGGATTGAAATACGAGTACACAAAACTTGATCTGGTGAAAGAGAAGTGCAGTAAATTTTTCACGGACAGGAAGAAATCTCTACAAAAGAAATCAGGACGAAAGTATCCAGATGGAAACATCTTTAGTGATCTAGGTTTTGATGCTTCCATCCAGGACTCTGACAAGCAGAAAAGGTATGGCTCAGTATATCCCTTTACTATTGGAAATAATTTGGTTGATGGTGGACTGCCAAATGTTAGCTACAAACAGTTGAATGTTAGCTACAGACAGTTGAATGTCAGTTTCAATTTACAATTTTGGCAACCCATTCGATACACCCCAAATGGAGTTTCTGCCAAGCCTTCAGCTCAAGAAATGTACTCTATATCAGCTGAGGGCATCTATGAACCTCAAACAGGAGCACTCTGTATGATTGGATGTCGCCATGTCAGTTCCCTGGTAAATGGCTCTGATGGAGATATGGATTGTGAAATTCTTATAGATGTGGAATATGCTCCCACAAATCCAGAGTATTCTTCCAAAGAACATCTTAGGGGCAATATCAGAAGTCTCAGGAAGGAGAATGATACTCTTTATTTTAAGCCAATGAAATTGTCCTCAAACAACGTGTACAGAAGACAGGCAAGTGGAGCCATCTGGAGAAAGGATTTGGAAATCATCATGGGCCTTATTTCACTCTCATTTACAGCTCTTTTTATCATAGCCCAACTCTTATACATAAGGAAGCATTCCAATTCATTGCCGTTTGTTTCTTTGTTGATGCTCACTGTGCTCACCTTGGGACATATGATCCCTTTGGTGCTCAACTTTGAAGCACTTTTCATGAACCAGAAAGACAGGAATGTCATACAGTTAAGTGGAGGGTGGGTAGAAGTGAATGAAGTGGTTGTTAGAGTAATGACAATGGCTGCATTTTTGTTGCAACTTCGTCTTCTTCAGCTAGCCTGGACTGCTAGACATAACGCAGCAGGTGAAAAGAGTGCATGGTTCTGGGAGAAAAAGGTTTTATATTTTTGTCTGCCTTTGTATGCACTGGGAGCTCTAATAGCTTCTCTTGTGCATTGGATGGGGCAATCAAACTCTTCGAGTGTGCACTTCTTACAAAGACATGCCCATCATTCTCTCTGGGAAGACTTTAGATCGTATGCAGGCCTCATCCTTGATGGCTTCTTGCTACCACAAATCTTGGGAAACCTTTTTTGGGATATAAGGGAGACAGTATTGGTGCCCTACTTTTACATTGGAATAACAGTGGTACGGTCCATGCCACATGTGTATGATGCATACCGTGTTATTCGGTATATACCAGAGTACAGCAGTTCTTATTTTTATGCCAATCCAGTTTGGGACTTTTACTCAACTGCCTGGGATATTGTGATTCCATGTGGAGCACTTCTCCTTGCGCTTCTTGTTTTTCTGCAGCAAAGGTTTGGAGGTAGATGCATAATTCCACAGAGATTCAGAGACCATCTTGAGTACCAGAAAATTCCTATTGTTGAAGGGCAATGA